The Streptococcus sp. DTU_2020_1001019_1_SI_AUS_MUR_006 sequence GCCAGGTCAATGACAACATTGGCAATGAGGATGCGAGCTTCGGGGAAGCCGATTCTCTGTGCAGCATCCAAAGCAGTTACGGTATGGATCTGGGCATCGGGATTAGCCAAGCCGATATCTTCATAAGCAATCACCGTCAAACGGCGTGCCAAACTAGGAAGGTCACCTGCTTCAATCAAGCGGGCAGCGTAGTGGAGACTGGCATCCACATCAGAGCCACGGATGGATTTCTGGAGAGCAGATAGAACATCGTAGTGTCCGTCTCCATCCTTGTCCATAGTGATGTAGCTTCTCTGAAGACTATTTTCCATGATGTCGAGCGTGATGTGGCGGACACCGTCATTATTTTCTGGGGTGGAGAGAACTGCTAAATCAAGCGAATTGAAGGCAGAACGGAGATCTCCATTGGTAGATGTTGCGATAAAATCAAGGGCATCATCATCTAACTCAACAGGGAAATCAAAGCCTCGTTCAGTGTCAGTCAGGGCTATTTGAATGGCTCCTTTAACATCTTGGTTAGACAAGGGTTCCAACTCAAAAATCTGAACGCGACTGCGGATGGCTGGAGTGACAGAAAAGAAAGGATTTTCAGTCGTCGCCCCAATCATGATGACCAGTCCGCTTTCTAGGAGTGGAAGGAGGAAGTCTTGTTTAGTCTTGTCAAGACGGTGAATCTCGTCTAGTAGCAGTACAAGGCCACCAGAGAATTTAGCTTCTTCAGCGATTTCTTGGAGACGTTTTTTACTATCAACAGTGGCATTGAAGGTCCGAAAAGCATACTTGGTCGTTCCAGCGATGGCTGAGGCAATACTGGTCTTACCAATTCCTGGAGGTCCATAGAGAATCATGGATGATAGACGATTTGCCTCCACCATGCGACGGATGATTTTTCCTGGTCCTACCAGATGCTCCTGACCGATGACCTGGTCGATGGTTTTGGGGCGCATACGAAGCGCGAGATTGTCTGGCATAGCAGTCCTTTCTAACATGGATTTTCTGATACTAATGTGGTAATATGGTAGTATCTATTTTAGCATATTTCCGAGTATTCGGGGCGATTTAAGAGTCGTATAGAAAGAGGACAAAATGGCAACATACGGATTTTTAGATGTTTTACAAGAAGAGTTGGAAAAGAACTTTCCCTTTGACTTTGAGATTAGCTGGGACAAGCGCAATCATGCGGTTGAAGTGAGTTTTCTGCTTGAGGCGCAAAATTCTGCAGGGGTGGAGATGTTAGATGAAGACGGAGAGGTTTCGTCAGATGATATCCTTTTTGAAGAAGCGGTACTTTTTTACAACCCTGCCAAGTCAATAGTTAATGAGGAAGACTATCTGGCAGTCATCCCTTATTTGCCGAAGAAAGGTTTTTCTCGTGAGTTTTTAGCTTATTTTGCGCTATTTCTTAAAGATACTGCAGATGTTGGACTAGATGCCCTCATGGACTTTTTGGAAGACCCAGAAGCAGAAGAATTCGTCATGGAATGGAACCAAGAAGTCTTTGAAGAAGGAAAAGTTGGATTGGAAGAAGGAGAATTTTACCCTTATCCGAGATATTAGGAG is a genomic window containing:
- a CDS encoding replication-associated recombination protein A, which translates into the protein MPDNLALRMRPKTIDQVIGQEHLVGPGKIIRRMVEANRLSSMILYGPPGIGKTSIASAIAGTTKYAFRTFNATVDSKKRLQEIAEEAKFSGGLVLLLDEIHRLDKTKQDFLLPLLESGLVIMIGATTENPFFSVTPAIRSRVQIFELEPLSNQDVKGAIQIALTDTERGFDFPVELDDDALDFIATSTNGDLRSAFNSLDLAVLSTPENNDGVRHITLDIMENSLQRSYITMDKDGDGHYDVLSALQKSIRGSDVDASLHYAARLIEAGDLPSLARRLTVIAYEDIGLANPDAQIHTVTALDAAQRIGFPEARILIANVVIDLALSPKSNSAYVAMNMALADLKTSGHLPIPRHLRDGHYSGSKELGNAQNYLYPHSYPGHWVKQDYLPEKIRDHSYFSPEDTGKYERALAQRKETIDKLRNL
- a CDS encoding DUF3013 family protein, translating into MATYGFLDVLQEELEKNFPFDFEISWDKRNHAVEVSFLLEAQNSAGVEMLDEDGEVSSDDILFEEAVLFYNPAKSIVNEEDYLAVIPYLPKKGFSREFLAYFALFLKDTADVGLDALMDFLEDPEAEEFVMEWNQEVFEEGKVGLEEGEFYPYPRY